A region of the Candidatus Eremiobacteraceae bacterium genome:
CGCTGCTCGCCGGCGCGGAGGCGGTGATCCTGGATCCGCCGCGCAAGGGTTGCGAACCGCAAGTGCTTGAGGCTTTGGCCGATAACGGCGTCCCGCGCATCATTTATATATCGTGCAACCCCGCGACGTTGGCGCGCGATGCGAAGATACTGTGCGGCCGCGCCTACAAGATCGAGCGGGTGACGCCGTACGACATGTTCCCGCAGACCGGCCACGTCGAGGTGTTCGTCACCTTCCGCCGAGCGTAGATGGAGCGGTCGAATTCATTCGAACGAGAAGGATAGCACCGATGCCTGACACCCCGATCGATATCGCTCACGTCGCCAAGCTCGCGCGACTCGCGCTGACGCCCGATGAGGCGGCGCGCTTCTCGGCGCAGTTCGGCCGGCTGTTCGACTTCATCCGCGAGCTGCAAGAGCTCGACGTCGAGCACGTGCCCGCCACCGCGCAGGTCATCCCGCTGCGCAACGTGCTGCGCGATGACGCCGTGCGCCCGTCTCTTGATCACGACGCCGCCTTGAAGAATGCGCCGGCGACCGAGGGGCCATACTTCAAGATGCCGCGCATCCTCGAATAGATGATGAAGACCGGACACGAGATCCACGACGCCGTCATGGCACGCACGGCAAGCGCGTCGGAGGTCACGCAGGCCGCGCTGGACGCGATCGCGGCGACCGAACCGAAGCTTCGCGCCTATCTGACGTTGACGCCAGAGCGAGCGCTCGCTCGTGCGCGTGAGATCGACGCGCGCATCGCGCGCGGTGAAGACCCAGGCCGCTTGGCGGGCGTGCCCGTCGCCGTGAAGGATCTGTTCTGCACGCAGGGCGTGAAGACGACCGCCGGCTCGAAGATCCTCGAGAATTTCATCCCGCCGTACTCGGCCACCGTGGTCGACAGACTCGAGGCGGCGGGCGCGATTGTCGTGGGCAAGACGAACA
Encoded here:
- the gatC gene encoding Asp-tRNA(Asn)/Glu-tRNA(Gln) amidotransferase subunit GatC — translated: MPDTPIDIAHVAKLARLALTPDEAARFSAQFGRLFDFIRELQELDVEHVPATAQVIPLRNVLRDDAVRPSLDHDAALKNAPATEGPYFKMPRILE